The window AGGTGCATGAACAGCGGCCTATATCGTGTATATCGAGGTTTGTCAAAGAAACCGCGACAGATTTTTTCTCTTTATTTACAACAGGATAGTGAACCAGTGCGCAAAAGAGATTTCTGCCGACGCGATTTCTGTCTTCTTTTTTCAATATTTCCAGATCGTTGGAAGACAGGGGTGCTTCCTGCAAAATATCAGGTCTATTGTGCAGAGTTATCTTCAACGCCTGTTCGCGGCGCCATTCGGCAATGCGCTTATGGTCGCCGGATTTCAGGATTTCCGGCACTTCCAGCCCTTCAAAGACATCCGGGCGGGTGTAGTGGGGATATTCCAGCAATCCTGCGGAAAAGCTTTCCTCCTCGCCGGAATCCTCATGTCCCATGTAGCCGGGGACGAGGCGCGAGGTGGCTTCGATGACGGAGAGGGCGGCGGTTTCGCCGCCGTTGAGCACATAGTCGCCGATGGAGACAGGCTCAATAGCGAACAGCTCTTCCAGTCGCGCATCAAAGCCTTCATAGCGTCCGCAGATGATGGTCACGGACTCTTCCTGTGCCAGCTCGCGGGCCATGGCCTGCGTGAAGGGGCGGCCTTTGGGGGCCATCATCAGGATTCTGCCGGGCTTACCCGAAGATTCCTGAATGCTGCGCAGTGTCTTGGCCAGCGGGTCTGCCATCATGACCATGCCGGGGCCGCCGCCGTAAGGGCGGTCGTCCACGGTGTGGTGTTTGTCCGTCGTGAACTCGCGGGGATTCTTGAACGCGAACGAGACGAGCCCGGATTCATTGGCCTTGGCCATGAGTCCGCACCCGAGCGCGGAGTCAAAGAACTCCGGAAAGAGCGTGACGATGGTGAATTGCATGATGGAGCTGTGCTACTCGCCGCCCAGATAGAGGTCGAGCAGTCCTTCTGGCGGTGCTATTGTGACAGTGCCGTTATCAAGATCAATGTCGGTGACGAACTCGTCGGTGGCGGGGAAGAGCACTTCCCGCTTATCGGCGCTTTCTATCACCCAGACCTCTGATCCGGCATTGAATTGGAAGTTAACGATGTGCCCGATAGAGGTGCCGTCTTGCAGGCGTACCTCCAGACCCTCGAGCTGGTAGAGGTAAACCTCATCCTCGCTGGGGTCGGGCAGTGCATTCTCGGGTACGAGAACGCTCACATTACGCAGGGTCTCTGCGCAGTTCCTGTCGCGGCAATCCTCAAGCAGCAGCAGTTCGCGTCCCTGATGGGCGCGAGTAGAGACCACCTTGTGACGGGTGGGCTTTGCCTTGCCTTTCTGCAACCACACGAAATCGTTCAGAAGTAAAGGGGAGTCCGCGTAGTATTCAACGCAGACTTCCCCCCGCAATCCGTGTGGCTTGACGATCAAGCCTATCTGTAAGAGTCGACTGTCAGTCATCCGCCCGGGCGGAGGCTTTATTCCAGAATTTCCAGAACAGAGCGCTTCCTAGCTTTGGTGGAGGCGGCACCGAGGATGGTGCGCATCGCGCGGGCCGTACGGCCCTGCTTGCCGATTACCTTGCCAAGGTCTTCCTTGGCTACCTTCAGTTCAAGAACAGAAGTCTGTTCACCCTCGACCTCAGCAACGGAGACTGCGTCAGGGTTGTCCACAAGCGATTTCGCGATGTACTCAACCAGATCCTTCAACATGGCTCACCTCCAGTCGTTGTTCAGCAGGATGTCAGCAATAGGTGAGCTGCCTAGGCAGGTCGCCATGAACAGAAGCTACTTTACTTGCTTGAGAAGTGCGCGAACGGTGTCGCTGAGTTCAGCGCCGTCGTTCATCCACTTCTGAACCTTGTCCATGTCGATCTTGATTTCGGCAGGCTCAACCATGGGGTTGTAGTAGCCCAGGTATTCAAGGGGACGACCATCGCGGCGGGACTGAGTGTTCGTCGCCACGACACGGTAGAATGCACGCTTCTTGTTGCCCATACGGGTCAGTCTGAGTTTAACGGCCATCTCGTTGTTCTCCCATTATATTATGTAATAATATGGTTTTTCCCGGAAAGCGCAAGGAGAAAGAATCCCCGGTTTTCCGCGTATTCGTTATCGGACCAAAGAGCCGCTATTTTTTCTTGCGGCCCTGCTTCTTCTTCATCTTTTCTTTTTTGCGGGCGTCGCGTTTCTTCTTCAGGTCTTCCTTGGAGAAGCCCTGAGAAGCATCGCCACCGTCCATGCCGGGGAATCCTGGCATGCCAGGCATTCCGGGCATTCCCGGCATACCGCCCATTCCGGGCATTCCGCCCATGCCCTGCATTGCCTGCATGGCTTCCATGCTGGGCATATCGGCCTTTCCGGCTTTGCCGGGCACGCCGCGCAGTTTGCCCATTCCCGGCAGATTCAATCCGGGGATGGTGGGCATGTTGGACATCTTGGGCATTTTGCCCATCTGTCCCTTTTTGCCGCCGCCACCCATCATCTGCTTCATCATCATTCGCATCTGCGAGAAGCTTTTGATGAGGTTGTCCACGTCCTGCACCTTCAGACCGCAGCCGCCTGCGATACGCTTTTTGCGGCTGACGTTGATGAGGTCGGGATTGCGACGTTCCTGATCCGTCATCGAGTTGATAATCGCCTCGATGCGGTTCATTTCCTTATCCGGCACGTTCAGGTCGCCGAGCTTTTCCTTCAGCGCACCCATGCCGGGGATAAGTTTGAGAATCCCTTCCAGCGACCCGAGCTTGCGCATGCGGCGCATCTGGGTGCGGAAGTCCTCGAAGTCGAATTCGGCCTTCTGCATCTTGAGGGCCATGGCTTCGGCTTCTTCCTGCGAAACCTCGGCCTGTGCCTTTTCAACAAGGGTGAGCACGTCACCCATGCCGAGGATGCGACCGGCGATACGGTCAGGATGGAAGACTTCGAGGTCGGAAATTTTTTCGCCCATACCGACGAACTTCACGGAAGTGCCGGTAACGGTCTTGATGGAGAGAGCCGCACCGCCGCGTGCGTCACCATCCATCTTGGTCAGCACGGCGCCCGTAAGATCGAGCTTGGCGTTGAAGGCTTCGGCCACGGTCACGGCATCCTGACCGGTCATGGCGTCGGCTACGAAGAGAATTTCCTGCGGGTTCAGCTTTTCCTTGATGGTGACCAGCTCGTTCATGAGCTGTTCATCCACGTGCAGGCGGCCGGCGGTGTCGAGCAGGATTACATTACACTGCTGTTCGCGCGCTTCTTCGTATGCGGCCACGGCGATATCCACCGGATTCATCTGCGGGGTGGAATTGTACGCCGGAATGTTCAGCTGCTTGGCCAGCGTGTGCAGCTGGTCGATTGCAGCGGGGCGGTAAACGTCGGCAGGCACCAGATACGGCTTCATTTTCTGCTTGCGCAGATAGTTCGCCAGCTTGGCGGACGAAGTCGTCTTACCGGAACCCTGCAGGCCCACCATCATGATGACGTAGGGCTGCTTACCGCGCAGGTCCAGACCCGTGGTGTCGCCGCCGAGCAGTTCCACAAGTTCGTCATGGACGATCTTGATGACCTGCTGTGCGGGGTTGACGCCTTTGATCACTTCCTGACCGAGGCAACGCTCACGGACACGGTCGGTGAATTGCTTCACGACCTTGAAGTTGACGTCCGCTTCAAGCAGGGCAAGGCGAACCTCGCGCAGGCCCTCCTGCACGTTCTCCTCATTCAGGGTCTTCTGACCACTGAACTTTTTGAAAACAGAATTCAGTCTGTCGGAAAGTGTATCAAACATCAGCACTCCACGTGAAAGACATAAGAGCGAGATCGGTAATCGAGTCCCGAAGGAAAGTCAAGGGTTCCCGTCAGCTTGTCAAGGGGAAGTTGCTGGTGCAGTGGAAATCTGTATGCAACGCAACTCTCCAATTTCATTCACGGAAAACGGCGCACCGAGTATGGAGCGGTGCGCCGTTACTTCAATGGATAAAATAACGTCGGTTTTGAACCGAAGCTAGCTGTTGGCTTTCTTGAAGCCTTCGGCCGCACGTTCGATGACTTCTTCACCCACGCAGAAGGTAAGGCGGAAGTAGCCGGGGCCGCCGAAGCCGCTGCCGGGAACCGCGAGTACCTTCTCCTGCATCAGGCGCTGGCAGAACGCCACGTCGTCGCCACCGGGAGCCTTGGGGAAGAAGTAGAACGCGCCCTTGGGCATGCGGTATTCGTATCCTGCTTCGGTCAGCACGCGGGCCATCACGTCACGGCGCTTTTCGTAGATGCTTGCATCCACCTGCGCGGTGAGGGCGGCCTTCAGCAGATGCTGGCCGATGACGGGCGGGTTTACGAAGCCGAGAATGCGGTTGGTGAGCATGAGGCCCGCCATGAGTCTGCCGCGGTCGGGCATGCGGGGCGAAAGGCACACATAGCCTACGCGCTCGCCTGCCAGTGACAGGTTCTTGGAGAAGGAGGAGAGCACCACGGCATAGTCGTACATGGGCAGCACGCTGGGCACCTCCACGCCGTCAAAGGCGAGGAAGCGGTAAGGCTCGTCGGAGATCAGGAAAACAGGACGGCCGTATTCCTTGCTCTTGGCGTCCAGCAGCTCGGCCAGCGAGGCGATTTCTTCTCTGGTGTAGACCGCGCCGGTGGGGTTGTTGGGCGAGTTGATGATGACCGCACGGGTCTTGGGCGTCATGGCGGCTTCAATGCTGTTGATGTCCAGCTCGAAGGTGTCGGGCTTGGACATGGCGGGCTTGAAGGCCACCTGATGGTTGGATGCGTAGAATCCGTATTCTACGAAATAGGGGGCCACGCCCACCACCTCGTCGCCGGGTTCCATCACCGCACGGAAGAAGGCGTTCATGGCACCGGCCGCACCGCAGGAGATGAGGCAGTCATCGGCGGCGACTTCCACGCCCTGCTCCTTCTTTACGAGGTTGGCGATGATCTGGCGTGCCCACGGAAAACCGCCGTTGGGCATGTAGCCGAAGGTGAACGGCTCTTCGGTCTTGTCGGCAAGGTCGCGCAGAATGTCGCCGACCAGTGCGGGGGCGGGAACATCGGGATTGCCGAGGCTGAAATCGCATACGGCATCCGCGCCATACTGTTTCTTCAGGGCGATGCCTGATTCGAACATCTTTCGGATCCACGAGGAGTTCTCGATGAAGCCGGAAATCTGCTGGGAGAGAAGTGTCATTGCAGTACCTCTGATTGGCTTGGGTGCCGGAAATGTTGCGTACGATCGTTCGCAGTCCGTGCGATGCAGGACTCCGGATAGGTTTGGATAGGGCATGAAGGCGCGAATGTCCAGCCGTGCAAGCCGGTTGGCATTCAGCTTTGAAACCGCTGCCGGTTTTCTCGGCGTCACCACTTGACGGCAGAATCGTACCGTCTTATCAGGAGTGGAAATCATTAAGAAGGCGTGAGAGACCTGGCTCGTAGACCGCCTAGCAACCTGAATGCCGCCAATCGGCCAAGGTGCTACTGCCAGCCCGCTCAGCGGGACCGATGAGGGAAGAATACTATGACTACCATTATTATCGCCATACAGACCATCGCAACTGCAGCCTTTGCAGCTCTGGTCCTTCGTGCGGTTCGCCCCGAACCCCGCCTCGTGCCTGTCCGTGTTTCCGACCGTGTCCGCGGTCGTCGAATGCGGTCAGGGCATCGCCCGCTTTAAGGGACAGCCCGCTCGGGCTCTGCTTCCTTTTTCCGTCGTTTCTATGAATTTCATGCGCTGCTGCGCCATGGCTGTTTTTCTGCTATGGTGCCTCGACGCGCATCCTTGTAACGCATGAGATGTCCGCATGCGCTGCCCCGCTGATCCATCGTCTTCTCTGTCGTCGATGGGGTAGCAGTCTGTCTGTTGCGGATCAGAGGTGTTCTATGACGCAGTCCAATTGCTCCGGCGCAGAAACCGCATCCAACGGCGTCTGCCTGTTCACACTTCCCGAACCGCTTGTCTTCAGGAGCGGTGCCGAGCTGTCGGGCGTGCAGCTGGCCTATGAAACGTTCGGTACGCTGGCGGCTGACAAGAGCAACGCCGTGCTCGTCTGTCATGCCCTGACCGGGGATTCGCATGTAGCCTCTTCCGTCCATGGAGGACAGGTCAAACCCGGGTGGTGGGATGAGTATGTCGGTCCCGGAAAGCCTGTGGACACTGACCGTTTCTTCGTCATCTGTTCCAATATCCTCGGCAGTTGCTACGGCTCCAGCGGGCCGGCCAGCATCAATCCCGCAACGGGCAGCCCTTACGGGCTGGATTTTCCCGTGGTCACCATTACCGACATGGTGCGCGCGCAGCGCCAACTGGTGCGGCATTTCGGCATCTCCCGCCTGTGCGCGGTCACTGGCGGTTCCCTTGGAGGCATGCAGGTGCTGGAGTGGGCCGCGCGGTATCCTGAAATGGTCGCCGCAGCCGTGCCCATTGCCACCACTACGCGGCATTCGGCGCAGGCCATTGCCTTTAATGAGGTTGCGCGGCAGTCCGTCATCTCCGATCCGAACTGGCAGCAGGGGGCCTACTATGGCGGCCCCGCACCCGATCTTGGCCTCGCGGTTGCGCGCATGATCGGGCACATCACCTATCTTTCCGACGAATCCATGCACGTGAAGTTCGGCCGCAACCTGCAGAACAGGGAGCAGCTTTCCTTCAACTTCGAGACGGACTTTCAGGTGGAGAGCTACCTGCATCATCAGGGGCGCAAGTTCGTGCAGCGCTTCGACGCCAATTCCTTTCTTTATGTCACCAAGGCAGCAGACTACTTCGATCTGGAGCTGGAGAAGCCGGAGAGCTACGCCTCGCAGGCGTTCAAGTCTTCCGACACGCGCTTTCTGGTCATCTCCTTCACCTCCGACTGGCTCTATCCCAGCTATCAATCCAAGACGCTGGTAACGCACCTGCAGCGGGCGGGTCGGGACGTGAGCTTCTGCGACATCACGGAGAAGTGGGGGCACGATGCCTTTCTGCTCCCCAACAACCATTTTGCCGATATTCTGGGAGGGTTTTTCAGCCATGTCCGCTAACCAGACTGCCGCCCTTCGCCCTCTTCGTTTTGACCAGCAGGTCATTGCTTCATGGATAGAGCCGGAAACCCGCGTGCTCGACCTTGGCTGTGGCGACGGCCAGTTGCTCGGCCACCTCGTGCGCGAAAAGCAGGTGCACGGCACGGGTATAGAGCTTTCGGAAGCGTACGTCGCCCAGTGCATAGGGCAGGGGCTTTCCGTGGTGCACGGCAATGTGAACGAGGAGTTGCCCAACTATCCCGACAAGGCGTTCGACTATGTTATCGTCAGTCAGACCCTGCAGCAGGTGCACCGTCCCACGAAGATGTTGGAGCAACTGCTCCGCGTGGGACGTTTCGGCATCGTGAGCTTTCCCAACTTCGGGTACTGGAAGGTGCGCCTGCAGGCCATGTTTGGCGGCAGGGCCCCCAAGACCCGCGAACTGCCGTATGAATGGTACGATACGCCGAACATCCGCGTGCTGACCCTTGAAGATTTCCGGAAGTACGGGGAGGAGATTCCCTTCCGCATCATGCGGCAGGAGGCCGTGGCCATGCCCGGCGGTGATCCGTTCCCGAGGCGGGTGAACCTGTTGCCGAACCTGCGTGCCTCGTACGGCATATTCATGATTGAAGGCAGGTAATTGTCCTTGTCGCAATGAGTTCTGCAAGATCGCAATTTACAGATAACACCATGGAGACAGCCATGACCGCATCATACCGTTTCGAGACCAAGGCCCTGCACGCAGGTTTTTCCAAGGACCAGAGCAACGCCCGCGCCATTCCGGTGCACCGCACCGCAGCGTATCTGTTCAACAGCACGGAGCATGCCGCCAACCTGTTTGCCCTGAAGGAGCTGGGGAATATCTATACACGGTTGGGCAATCCCACGCAGGATGCGCTTGAGCAGCGCATGGCCGCGTTGGAAGGGGGAGCCGCAGCCGTGGCGCTGGCATCGGGCACCACGGCCATTCATTACACGGTGCTGAATATCTGCCGGAAGGGAGACGAGATCGTTTCCGCCTCCAACCTGTACGGCGGCACGTATACCATGTTTGATGCCATTCTGCCGGATCAGGGCATCACCACCCGCTTTGCGGACTTCTCCAATCCTGACGACATCCGTGCCAAGATTACGGACAAGACCCGTATGCTGTTCACCGAGGTGATCGGCAATCCTTCCCTTGACGTGGTGCGCATCCGCGAGGTGGCTAAGGTTGCGGAAGAGTTTCATCTGCCGCTGGTGGTGGATTCCACCTTCACGCCGCCCAGCCTGTTCCGTCCGTTGGAGCACGGGGCGCATGTTGTGGTGCATTCGCTGACCAAATGGATCGGCGGGCACGGCACCGGACTTGGCGGCATTGTTGTGGACGGCGGCACATTCGACTGGACGGATTCCAAATTCTCGCTCTTCAACGAGCCGGACCCCTCCTATCAT is drawn from Desulfovibrio mangrovi and contains these coding sequences:
- the rimM gene encoding ribosome maturation factor RimM (Essential for efficient processing of 16S rRNA), whose amino-acid sequence is MTDSRLLQIGLIVKPHGLRGEVCVEYYADSPLLLNDFVWLQKGKAKPTRHKVVSTRAHQGRELLLLEDCRDRNCAETLRNVSVLVPENALPDPSEDEVYLYQLEGLEVRLQDGTSIGHIVNFQFNAGSEVWVIESADKREVLFPATDEFVTDIDLDNGTVTIAPPEGLLDLYLGGE
- the rpsP gene encoding 30S ribosomal protein S16; protein product: MAVKLRLTRMGNKKRAFYRVVATNTQSRRDGRPLEYLGYYNPMVEPAEIKIDMDKVQKWMNDGAELSDTVRALLKQVK
- a CDS encoding KH domain-containing protein, which produces MLKDLVEYIAKSLVDNPDAVSVAEVEGEQTSVLELKVAKEDLGKVIGKQGRTARAMRTILGAASTKARKRSVLEILE
- the trmD gene encoding tRNA (guanosine(37)-N1)-methyltransferase TrmD is translated as MQFTIVTLFPEFFDSALGCGLMAKANESGLVSFAFKNPREFTTDKHHTVDDRPYGGGPGMVMMADPLAKTLRSIQESSGKPGRILMMAPKGRPFTQAMARELAQEESVTIICGRYEGFDARLEELFAIEPVSIGDYVLNGGETAALSVIEATSRLVPGYMGHEDSGEEESFSAGLLEYPHYTRPDVFEGLEVPEILKSGDHKRIAEWRREQALKITLHNRPDILQEAPLSSNDLEILKKEDRNRVGRNLFCALVHYPVVNKEKKSVAVSLTNLDIHDIGRCSCTYGLGGYYISTPIEDQRRMLDELLRHWVTGPGTAANPDRGEALQIIRGVGYIEDAVRDISERTGQKPLLVATSAKGAGNMNFADIRHILAERPVLLLFGTAHGLAPQVLEECDGILRPVRYLDGYNHLSVRTAAAIIIDRILGDAL
- the metX gene encoding homoserine O-acetyltransferase MetX encodes the protein MTQSNCSGAETASNGVCLFTLPEPLVFRSGAELSGVQLAYETFGTLAADKSNAVLVCHALTGDSHVASSVHGGQVKPGWWDEYVGPGKPVDTDRFFVICSNILGSCYGSSGPASINPATGSPYGLDFPVVTITDMVRAQRQLVRHFGISRLCAVTGGSLGGMQVLEWAARYPEMVAAAVPIATTTRHSAQAIAFNEVARQSVISDPNWQQGAYYGGPAPDLGLAVARMIGHITYLSDESMHVKFGRNLQNREQLSFNFETDFQVESYLHHQGRKFVQRFDANSFLYVTKAADYFDLELEKPESYASQAFKSSDTRFLVISFTSDWLYPSYQSKTLVTHLQRAGRDVSFCDITEKWGHDAFLLPNNHFADILGGFFSHVR
- a CDS encoding O-acetylhomoserine aminocarboxypropyltransferase/cysteine synthase family protein — encoded protein: MTASYRFETKALHAGFSKDQSNARAIPVHRTAAYLFNSTEHAANLFALKELGNIYTRLGNPTQDALEQRMAALEGGAAAVALASGTTAIHYTVLNICRKGDEIVSASNLYGGTYTMFDAILPDQGITTRFADFSNPDDIRAKITDKTRMLFTEVIGNPSLDVVRIREVAKVAEEFHLPLVVDSTFTPPSLFRPLEHGAHVVVHSLTKWIGGHGTGLGGIVVDGGTFDWTDSKFSLFNEPDPSYHGLRYAHDLGPLNPVAFALRLRLVPLRNLGGCISPDNCWLFLQGLETLSLRMERHCDNALRVAEYLKQHDKVAWVRYPGLADDPAHQAAREQFTGGYGGMVVFGIRSAAGKGAEAGAKFIDSLKLVSHLANVGDAKSLAIHPASTTHSQLTEEQQRAGGITPDLIRFSVGIEHIDDILEDVGQALERAC
- a CDS encoding pyridoxal phosphate-dependent aminotransferase, which produces MTLLSQQISGFIENSSWIRKMFESGIALKKQYGADAVCDFSLGNPDVPAPALVGDILRDLADKTEEPFTFGYMPNGGFPWARQIIANLVKKEQGVEVAADDCLISCGAAGAMNAFFRAVMEPGDEVVGVAPYFVEYGFYASNHQVAFKPAMSKPDTFELDINSIEAAMTPKTRAVIINSPNNPTGAVYTREEIASLAELLDAKSKEYGRPVFLISDEPYRFLAFDGVEVPSVLPMYDYAVVLSSFSKNLSLAGERVGYVCLSPRMPDRGRLMAGLMLTNRILGFVNPPVIGQHLLKAALTAQVDASIYEKRRDVMARVLTEAGYEYRMPKGAFYFFPKAPGGDDVAFCQRLMQEKVLAVPGSGFGGPGYFRLTFCVGEEVIERAAEGFKKANS
- the ffh gene encoding signal recognition particle protein; this encodes MFDTLSDRLNSVFKKFSGQKTLNEENVQEGLREVRLALLEADVNFKVVKQFTDRVRERCLGQEVIKGVNPAQQVIKIVHDELVELLGGDTTGLDLRGKQPYVIMMVGLQGSGKTTSSAKLANYLRKQKMKPYLVPADVYRPAAIDQLHTLAKQLNIPAYNSTPQMNPVDIAVAAYEEAREQQCNVILLDTAGRLHVDEQLMNELVTIKEKLNPQEILFVADAMTGQDAVTVAEAFNAKLDLTGAVLTKMDGDARGGAALSIKTVTGTSVKFVGMGEKISDLEVFHPDRIAGRILGMGDVLTLVEKAQAEVSQEEAEAMALKMQKAEFDFEDFRTQMRRMRKLGSLEGILKLIPGMGALKEKLGDLNVPDKEMNRIEAIINSMTDQERRNPDLINVSRKKRIAGGCGLKVQDVDNLIKSFSQMRMMMKQMMGGGGKKGQMGKMPKMSNMPTIPGLNLPGMGKLRGVPGKAGKADMPSMEAMQAMQGMGGMPGMGGMPGMPGMPGMPGFPGMDGGDASQGFSKEDLKKKRDARKKEKMKKKQGRKKK
- the metW gene encoding methionine biosynthesis protein MetW, with protein sequence MSANQTAALRPLRFDQQVIASWIEPETRVLDLGCGDGQLLGHLVREKQVHGTGIELSEAYVAQCIGQGLSVVHGNVNEELPNYPDKAFDYVIVSQTLQQVHRPTKMLEQLLRVGRFGIVSFPNFGYWKVRLQAMFGGRAPKTRELPYEWYDTPNIRVLTLEDFRKYGEEIPFRIMRQEAVAMPGGDPFPRRVNLLPNLRASYGIFMIEGR